From Nicotiana tabacum cultivar K326 chromosome 20, ASM71507v2, whole genome shotgun sequence, one genomic window encodes:
- the LOC107810151 gene encoding latex serine proteinase inhibitor-like — protein MKSILLFLSLAFLPFSALATCTTDTGHGNQVLRVVKDWKGHPLDKGARYFIVSAFNGAGGGGVRLANLGGQDENTCPTSVVQSPRDKDDGIAVYFKPKEPKHQEIVESASLNINFYLDYIKCANLTVWKVDHYPKPAEHYTISTGAKLANPLDVNSWFQIKSLGSSYKLVFCPYGETFTCQNVGIVSESGYRRLVLTDNAKAFVFIKDDRIGKVEALSSITSAF, from the coding sequence TCTTTCCCTTGCATTCCTTCCCTTTTCAGCCTTGGCAACTTGCACTACTGATACTGGCCATGGCAACCAAGTATTGAGAGTTGTAAAGGATTGGAAGGGCCATCCCCTCGACAAAGGCGCTAGATACTTTATTGTTTCGGCCTTCAACGGTGCCGGCGGTGGAGGTGTGCGCCTTGCTAATCTAGGAGGTCAAGATGAAAACACTTGTCCTACATCAGTTGTGCAATCCCCTCGTGATAAAGACGATGGAATCGCGGTTTATTTTAAACCTAAAGAGCCCAAACATCAGGAGATTGTGGAGTCTGCTTCGTTAAACATCAATTTCTATCTTGATTATATAAAGTGTGCTAACCTAACCGTGTGGAAAGTCGACCACTACCCTAAACCCGCGGAGCACTACACTATAAGCACAGGTGCAAAGTTGGCAAATCCCCTCGACGTTAACAGCTGGTTTCAAATTAAGTCTCTCGGGAGCTCGTATAAGCTAGTGTTCTGTCCCTATGGAGAGACGTTTACTTGCCAAAATGTTGGCATAGTCAGTGAAAGTGGATATAGGCGTCTGGTTCTCACAGACAACGCAAAGGCCTTCGTGTTCATAAAGGATGACAGAATTGGAAAGGTCGAAGCATTATCGTCCATTACCTCTGCTTTCTAA